A window of Verrucomicrobiota bacterium JB022 contains these coding sequences:
- a CDS encoding response regulator transcription factor produces MSQNAESPSAPKTRLYFIEDEALLCDLFEEYVKTMPEIDYLGYSQDGAEAMRRCLELKPDMVVVDIRMPEVNGLEILTLLHRKLPGTKIILFTGTVDNESLRLAVRYGADGYVEKTYGLEELRKAIQVVLGGEKHYSPGIAKLLRNFKV; encoded by the coding sequence ATGAGCCAAAACGCAGAAAGCCCATCGGCCCCCAAGACTCGCCTCTACTTTATCGAAGACGAAGCACTGCTGTGCGATCTCTTTGAGGAGTATGTGAAGACCATGCCCGAGATCGACTACCTCGGCTACTCCCAAGACGGGGCCGAAGCCATGCGACGTTGTCTGGAGCTGAAGCCGGACATGGTGGTGGTCGACATCCGTATGCCGGAGGTCAACGGGCTCGAAATCCTCACCCTGCTCCACCGCAAGCTGCCGGGCACCAAGATCATCCTCTTTACCGGCACGGTCGACAACGAGAGCCTGCGCCTCGCCGTCCGCTACGGGGCCGACGGCTACGTCGAAAAAACCTACGGCCTTGAGGAATTAAGAAAAGCCATTCAGGTTGTGCTCGGAGGGGAAAAGCACTATAGTCCAGGCATTGCGAAACTCCTCAGAAATTTCAAGGTTTGA